In Paenibacillus phoenicis, one genomic interval encodes:
- a CDS encoding ABC transporter ATP-binding protein gives MSTNSETADTRRKYEVTPEQRRKAFAALLAYAKPHRKAFLAVFGFAFLAISADLLQPFLIKYAIDEKVLFGVHGPSILLGLALAYLALEAVSGVFSYWQANLLQRAGQSIVALLRKDLFKQITRQSMSFFDRNSAGGLVTNESSDTETINQFFTQVLLSLVRDGLSLILVVVFMFALDVELALYCLILFPIITVIAIAFRKYLRTSYQRARSLLSRLIAFTAENLSGMSLIQSFHQEGEQTSRFGERNTAYLKANLREVQATVLFNRSFDVLGNLSVAFVVWIGGFAVLGHRIEFGVLYAFISYIRQFFQPINQITQQWNTLQSTIVSVDRLWRIFSAEPEVKDPAPEEAKTLQAQAVRGRIDFNHIRFSYTEGQEVLHGLDLHVREGEFIGIVGTTGAGKSSLVNLLTRFYDVDDGSVEIDGTDIRRLPQASLHRIVGLVQQDPFLFAGSIIDNVRLFREDISREEVIEACRRIGAEPMITRLKDGYDTRLSNRGSGLSAGERQLISFARILVFRPKILILDEATANLDSQTELLIQNALSVVSAGRTTLVIAHRLSTVQHADRILVIQSGRIAEQGTHETLLARGGYYAELVRHSRQGRVELQQLAPRR, from the coding sequence ATGTCAACTAATTCCGAAACGGCCGATACCCGCAGGAAATACGAGGTGACTCCGGAGCAACGGCGGAAGGCGTTTGCGGCGCTGCTCGCCTATGCCAAACCGCACCGGAAAGCGTTCCTCGCCGTGTTTGGCTTTGCATTTCTGGCCATTTCCGCTGACTTGCTGCAGCCGTTCCTGATCAAATATGCCATCGATGAGAAGGTACTGTTTGGCGTACACGGACCAAGCATCCTGCTTGGCCTCGCTTTGGCCTACCTCGCGCTTGAGGCGGTGAGCGGCGTGTTCTCTTATTGGCAGGCAAACCTGCTGCAACGGGCCGGGCAAAGCATCGTCGCCTTGCTGCGCAAAGACCTGTTTAAACAGATCACAAGGCAGTCGATGTCCTTCTTCGATCGCAACTCGGCTGGCGGCCTCGTCACGAATGAGTCAAGTGATACAGAGACGATCAACCAGTTTTTTACCCAGGTGCTGTTGAGTCTGGTCCGCGACGGATTATCGCTCATCTTGGTTGTCGTCTTTATGTTTGCGCTAGATGTCGAGCTGGCCTTATATTGTTTAATTCTCTTTCCAATCATCACGGTCATTGCGATCGCCTTCCGCAAGTATTTGCGCACCAGCTATCAGCGGGCCCGCTCGCTGCTGTCCCGGCTCATCGCGTTTACGGCCGAAAATCTGAGCGGGATGAGCTTGATTCAGTCGTTCCATCAAGAAGGGGAGCAAACATCCCGCTTCGGGGAGCGGAACACCGCTTATTTGAAGGCGAATCTGCGGGAAGTGCAGGCCACGGTCCTGTTTAACCGTTCCTTTGATGTGCTTGGCAATTTGTCGGTGGCCTTCGTCGTTTGGATCGGCGGCTTCGCGGTGCTGGGCCATCGCATCGAATTTGGTGTGCTGTACGCCTTCATCAGCTATATCCGCCAATTCTTTCAACCAATCAACCAGATTACCCAGCAGTGGAATACGCTGCAGTCCACCATCGTATCGGTAGATCGCCTGTGGCGAATCTTCTCCGCTGAGCCGGAGGTGAAAGACCCTGCGCCGGAGGAAGCCAAGACGTTGCAGGCCCAGGCGGTTCGCGGGCGGATCGATTTCAATCACATCCGCTTCTCATACACGGAAGGCCAGGAGGTGCTTCATGGCCTCGACCTTCATGTGCGAGAAGGAGAGTTCATCGGCATCGTAGGCACGACCGGCGCAGGCAAGAGCTCCCTGGTAAACCTGCTGACGCGGTTCTATGACGTAGACGATGGCAGCGTCGAAATCGACGGCACGGACATCCGCCGCCTGCCGCAAGCCTCGCTGCATCGCATCGTCGGACTGGTGCAGCAGGACCCGTTCTTGTTCGCCGGGTCCATTATTGACAACGTCCGCCTCTTCCGCGAAGACATCAGCCGCGAAGAAGTGATCGAGGCCTGCCGGCGCATCGGCGCAGAGCCCATGATCACGCGGCTGAAGGACGGCTACGACACCCGGTTGTCCAATCGGGGCAGCGGACTGTCCGCCGGAGAGCGCCAGTTGATCTCCTTCGCACGGATCCTGGTCTTCCGTCCGAAAATCCTCATTCTCGATGAAGCGACGGCGAACCTGGATTCCCAAACCGAGCTGTTGATCCAGAATGCCTTAAGCGTGGTGTCGGCTGGCCGGACAACGCTGGTCATCGCGCACCGGCTGTCCACCGTCCAGCACGCTGACCGCATCCTCGTGATCCAAAGCGGTCGGATCGCCGAGCAGGGCACGCACGAAACGTTGCTGGCCCGCGGCGGCTACTATGCGGAGCTGGTACGCCACTCACGGCAAGGTCGTGTGGAGTTGCAGCAGCTAGCGCCGCGCAGGTAA
- a CDS encoding response regulator, which yields MIKVLIVDDEILVRIGLKTIIPWEDNGFELIGEAANGEEALRLLKDNPCDIVLTDIRMPGCDGLQLMEEIRKLSPRTKCLILSNHNDFEYVQRALRLGAADYILKLTMEPSELMDKLNSMKEMIRQEAEQSLETSRLQVKVSKYSREAKEKRLRELLIKRQGTRAEVEEMMQEFGLRAYEPPIYVISLRLDRYPKVLEENNFRSEHLLHYTVANILSEVFKKYSDGELLDMGDGLFTILTDRYQEAMVREMQDAVSTFLKLSASVGVSSPFEDILDLHQAYDQAEKALAYRFYVGTEALVYFDRIHYAEPDASSAPWLQEQWEKLLDIRDEAALLDYLDRWYRSVLDGPKLSPDVERENWVHWIHLMDGFARRLGGDLYSAPLHEEMYPYSAVRSLETLEDIYLWCRGWLPMYLNYIRSLSHQHVRPEIQVVLDVISKQYNQPLKVSELAKLVGFTENYLSILFKKETGQTIMDHLTRIRMDRARELLKDQTYKIYEISEMVGYGDSNYFSKQFKRMEGVYPLEFRRLYLGK from the coding sequence ATGATTAAAGTATTGATTGTCGATGATGAAATCCTCGTGCGTATCGGGTTAAAGACGATCATTCCTTGGGAAGACAATGGCTTTGAATTGATTGGGGAGGCCGCCAACGGGGAGGAAGCGCTAAGGCTGCTGAAAGACAATCCCTGCGACATCGTCCTGACTGATATCCGAATGCCCGGGTGTGACGGGCTGCAGCTGATGGAAGAGATCCGTAAGCTGTCGCCGCGAACGAAATGCTTGATTCTCTCCAACCACAACGATTTCGAATACGTCCAGAGGGCGTTGCGGCTTGGGGCGGCCGACTATATCCTCAAGCTAACGATGGAGCCCTCAGAATTAATGGATAAGCTCAACTCCATGAAGGAGATGATCCGCCAGGAAGCGGAGCAGTCGCTGGAGACTTCGCGATTGCAAGTCAAGGTCAGTAAATACAGCAGGGAAGCCAAGGAGAAGCGGCTGAGAGAACTCTTAATCAAACGGCAAGGCACGCGCGCCGAAGTGGAAGAAATGATGCAGGAGTTTGGCTTGCGTGCCTACGAGCCGCCGATTTACGTGATCAGCCTTCGGCTGGATCGGTATCCGAAGGTGCTGGAGGAGAACAATTTCCGCAGCGAGCACTTACTGCATTACACGGTTGCCAACATCCTCAGCGAGGTGTTCAAAAAATATTCCGATGGCGAACTGCTCGACATGGGAGACGGGCTGTTTACGATCCTGACCGACCGCTATCAGGAAGCGATGGTTCGGGAGATGCAGGATGCCGTGTCCACCTTCCTGAAGCTGTCAGCCAGCGTGGGGGTATCCAGTCCGTTTGAGGATATTCTGGACCTGCATCAAGCTTACGACCAAGCGGAGAAAGCCCTCGCATACCGTTTTTACGTCGGGACGGAAGCTTTGGTGTATTTTGACCGTATCCATTACGCCGAACCGGACGCCAGTTCAGCGCCGTGGCTTCAGGAGCAATGGGAGAAGTTGTTGGACATTCGCGACGAGGCAGCACTGTTGGATTATCTGGACCGGTGGTACCGTTCCGTTCTAGATGGTCCCAAATTGTCACCGGATGTCGAGCGGGAAAATTGGGTGCACTGGATCCATCTGATGGACGGCTTTGCCCGACGGCTTGGCGGGGACCTGTATTCGGCTCCGCTGCACGAGGAGATGTATCCGTATTCTGCCGTGCGCAGCCTGGAGACGTTGGAGGATATCTACTTGTGGTGCAGAGGCTGGCTGCCGATGTATCTCAATTATATTCGGTCGCTTTCCCATCAGCATGTCCGCCCGGAGATCCAGGTTGTTCTGGATGTCATCAGCAAGCAGTACAACCAGCCGCTGAAGGTATCAGAGCTGGCTAAGCTCGTCGGGTTTACGGAGAACTACCTGAGCATCCTGTTCAAGAAAGAGACCGGGCAAACGATCATGGACCATCTCACCCGAATCCGCATGGACCGGGCCCGGGAGCTGCTGAAGGACCAAACCTATAAAATCTATGAAATCTCC
- a CDS encoding cache domain-containing sensor histidine kinase, which produces MKRLNVPSRSIRGKILVSFFVCIVIPIVTIFYYYYTSSSRVVMDEARRGNEEALRQVVGNMDDLSERVLKASNLIMNDPEFNEFLESEADWETNYMSLRRYNNIQQKLVNIRDILLDSNAIIAVIDDRGYVHSTAYGPNNRSREKELLHKLSEESWAELTRARKGWPVWQYPYTGEISKLTDLNEPYFTMSRRIIGRQQEGEDLLMIGIPSSAFFGNLPAQTKGGGSFLLTDGEGRLLGGASPLNDEQTTKLLEKIRSADTRQAQEGAASFGDYSVNREEIPRLGWQVIQLIPQTLYQQRLGGLRNQSILWLMGASILFSIVFIYFMIRFTKPLQQLVRSMNKLGDGDLQAYVEVNGDDEIAIVGKHYNRMLTRLQQLIDRLSKEQQRKEEARFQALQAQINPHFLFNTLNSIKWMAALSGAEHVGKMITNLGRLLEYTMKTQQEVVTLEEELTYLKVYLDLQKIRFHDNVQFEVDVPDELRSNAILKFTLQPIVENAIIHGRRTPLAIGIQGEETEQKLVLTVSDNGVGIAEAKLKELSSQLNQDHSRYSGIGIYNVNERIKLHFGQDFGLEMSSMIGEGTRVKIRLPRLDRQALADENPFSRDADRKEND; this is translated from the coding sequence ATGAAAAGACTAAATGTTCCTTCCCGCTCGATTCGGGGGAAGATCTTGGTCTCTTTTTTTGTTTGCATCGTGATTCCAATCGTAACGATTTTTTATTACTACTATACGTCGTCGAGTCGTGTCGTCATGGACGAAGCCCGGCGCGGCAATGAAGAAGCGCTGCGTCAGGTGGTCGGCAATATGGACGATCTGAGTGAACGGGTGCTGAAGGCTTCCAACTTAATTATGAACGACCCGGAATTTAACGAATTTCTGGAGTCGGAGGCGGACTGGGAGACGAATTACATGTCCCTGCGACGTTATAACAACATTCAGCAAAAATTGGTTAATATTCGCGACATCCTGCTGGACAGCAATGCGATCATCGCGGTGATCGACGACCGGGGCTACGTGCATTCGACGGCTTACGGGCCCAATAACCGCAGTAGAGAGAAGGAGCTGCTCCATAAGCTAAGCGAAGAGTCGTGGGCGGAATTAACGAGGGCGCGCAAAGGCTGGCCAGTTTGGCAATATCCGTATACCGGGGAAATCAGCAAGCTGACCGACTTAAACGAGCCTTATTTCACGATGAGCCGCCGGATCATTGGGAGGCAGCAAGAAGGGGAGGACCTGCTCATGATTGGGATTCCCAGCTCGGCCTTTTTTGGGAATCTTCCGGCGCAGACGAAGGGCGGCGGGAGCTTCTTGCTGACGGATGGGGAAGGCCGCCTGCTTGGCGGAGCCTCGCCGCTAAACGATGAACAAACGACAAAGCTGCTGGAAAAGATTCGAAGTGCCGACACGCGTCAGGCTCAAGAGGGAGCGGCTTCGTTTGGCGATTACTCTGTAAACCGCGAGGAAATCCCTCGGCTGGGTTGGCAGGTGATCCAGCTCATTCCGCAGACGCTGTACCAGCAGAGGCTGGGCGGCCTGCGCAACCAATCGATCCTCTGGCTGATGGGCGCCTCGATTCTGTTTTCCATCGTGTTCATTTACTTTATGATTCGCTTCACGAAGCCTTTGCAACAGTTAGTCCGCTCGATGAACAAGCTAGGCGATGGCGACCTGCAGGCCTATGTGGAAGTGAATGGAGACGACGAAATTGCGATCGTTGGCAAGCACTATAATCGAATGCTAACGCGATTACAGCAGTTAATTGATCGGCTGTCCAAGGAGCAGCAACGCAAGGAGGAAGCTCGGTTTCAGGCGCTACAAGCGCAAATCAACCCGCATTTCCTGTTCAACACGCTCAACTCCATTAAGTGGATGGCCGCTTTGTCCGGCGCAGAGCATGTGGGCAAAATGATTACCAATTTGGGCCGACTGCTGGAATATACGATGAAAACACAGCAAGAGGTTGTCACCCTGGAGGAGGAATTAACCTATCTGAAGGTGTACCTTGATCTGCAAAAAATTCGCTTCCATGATAATGTCCAGTTCGAGGTGGATGTGCCGGATGAGCTCAGGTCCAACGCGATTCTGAAATTCACCCTGCAGCCGATCGTCGAAAATGCCATCATCCATGGCAGGCGGACGCCGCTTGCCATCGGCATTCAAGGCGAGGAGACGGAGCAAAAATTAGTGCTGACGGTCTCCGACAACGGCGTAGGGATCGCTGAGGCGAAACTGAAAGAACTGTCCAGTCAGTTGAACCAGGACCATTCGAGATACAGCGGTATTGGCATCTATAACGTGAATGAACGTATCAAGCTGCACTTCGGACAAGACTTCGGCCTGGAAATGAGCAGCATGATTGGGGAAGGAACTCGCGTCAAGATCCGGCTTCCGCGGTTGGATCGCCAGGCTCTTGCGGATGAGAATCCCTTCTCCCGCGATGCGGATCGAAAGGAGAACGATTGA
- a CDS encoding ABC transporter ATP-binding protein — protein MRGKTLLLSHMKSHFPLYLTAALCLTAANVTYSYFPKVLGDFTDHLQQGGLTRSGVGRYALTLAAIAVAYGLCFGFGQYMNHRLGRMFEFRARNQLFRHFTQLSEAFFSKHGIGKLLSYVMNDVTGVRESIANGLNQLTNASVLLISVITMMTVSDIPALLIVVCVLPLLAIPFIVSGFGPKIRDNSRKVQESLAAMTEAAEEQFEGIKVTKSFATEEIARARFGQTVDRILSSQLSLVRMSSLFQVLLPFTGAVSMAVAIAYGGLLVSRGELSLGNFVALTLYLRMIMNPLRLIGNVINFMQRARASLDRLNHLLSMKPDIYDETGALPLPEDPRSLSIEIRGLTFTYPDAARASLQDIHLRLNPGETLGIVGRTGSGKTTLVKLLLRVYDPPRGTIFIGGRDIRSLRLESLRTRIAYVPQDGFLFSTTLRDNIAFFDRTSELRKVEDASRLADLYDNVIKFPKRFDTELGERGLTLSGGQRQRTSLARGLIKDAPILLLDDSVSAVDSVTETRILSNLQEVRKGKTTLIIAHRISAVKHADRILVLDDGRIAEQGTHEQLLQAGGLYADLHHLQEGDDRDVN, from the coding sequence ATGCGGGGAAAAACCTTGTTGCTTAGCCACATGAAGTCGCATTTTCCGCTGTATTTGACGGCTGCGCTATGTCTGACGGCCGCCAATGTGACGTATTCGTATTTCCCGAAGGTCCTGGGGGATTTTACGGATCACCTCCAGCAAGGCGGGCTGACGAGAAGCGGAGTGGGCCGATACGCGCTGACTCTGGCTGCCATCGCCGTCGCTTATGGCCTGTGCTTCGGATTCGGGCAGTACATGAATCATCGCCTGGGGCGAATGTTCGAATTTCGTGCCCGGAACCAGTTGTTTCGGCATTTTACTCAATTAAGCGAAGCGTTCTTCTCGAAACACGGGATCGGCAAGCTGCTCAGCTACGTGATGAATGACGTCACCGGCGTGCGGGAGTCGATCGCCAACGGGTTGAACCAATTAACCAATGCGTCGGTGTTGTTGATCTCCGTCATTACGATGATGACAGTCAGCGATATTCCGGCGCTTTTGATCGTGGTATGTGTTTTGCCGCTGCTTGCGATCCCGTTTATCGTAAGCGGATTCGGCCCCAAAATCCGCGATAACTCGCGGAAGGTGCAGGAGTCGCTTGCAGCGATGACGGAAGCCGCGGAAGAACAATTTGAAGGCATCAAAGTGACGAAGAGCTTCGCGACCGAAGAGATTGCCCGCGCCCGGTTTGGGCAAACCGTGGACCGCATCCTAAGCAGCCAGCTGTCGCTGGTCCGGATGAGCTCGCTATTTCAGGTGCTGCTGCCGTTTACCGGCGCGGTTTCCATGGCCGTGGCCATCGCTTACGGCGGCCTGCTCGTCTCGCGTGGCGAGCTGTCGCTCGGCAATTTTGTTGCCTTAACCTTATACCTGCGGATGATAATGAACCCGCTTCGGCTCATCGGCAACGTGATTAACTTCATGCAGCGTGCGCGTGCTTCACTTGACCGGCTGAACCACCTGCTGTCTATGAAGCCGGACATCTACGATGAAACCGGGGCCCTGCCGCTGCCGGAGGATCCGCGCAGCCTCAGCATCGAGATCCGCGGATTGACCTTCACCTATCCGGACGCTGCCCGCGCCTCACTGCAGGACATTCATCTCCGGCTCAACCCCGGAGAAACGCTGGGTATCGTGGGCCGGACCGGCAGCGGTAAAACGACGCTCGTCAAGCTGCTGCTGCGGGTATACGATCCTCCCCGCGGCACGATCTTCATCGGCGGCCGCGATATCCGAAGCTTGAGGCTGGAGAGCCTGCGTACCCGGATTGCCTACGTGCCGCAGGACGGTTTCCTGTTCAGCACGACGCTCCGCGACAACATCGCCTTCTTCGACCGAACCTCCGAGCTGCGCAAAGTGGAGGATGCCTCAAGGCTGGCGGATCTCTATGACAACGTTATAAAATTCCCGAAGCGGTTTGATACCGAGCTGGGCGAACGCGGCTTGACGTTGTCCGGCGGGCAGCGCCAGCGGACCAGCTTGGCCCGAGGGCTGATCAAGGACGCTCCGATCCTGCTGCTCGACGACAGCGTCAGTGCGGTAGATTCCGTAACGGAGACGCGTATCCTCTCCAATCTGCAGGAAGTCCGTAAGGGAAAAACAACGCTGATCATCGCCCACCGCATCAGTGCGGTGAAACATGCCGACCGCATTCTCGTGCTGGACGACGGGCGGATTGCCGAGCAAGGAACGCATGAGCAGCTGCTGCAAGCCGGGGGCTTGTACGCTGACCTGCATCACCTGCAGGAAGGAGACGATCGCGATGTCAACTAA